A stretch of the Kushneria konosiri genome encodes the following:
- a CDS encoding murein hydrolase activator EnvC family protein → MSFTLHRPAGRFWLLALTLGLAAPAGAASLDASKAELDSIRQNIEQTQRQLEKTDAQRGDAQKELEQAEKALAETHRRLETLQKARSQTTEALATLDQRQKSLTEQRDAQQKALAEQVRALYRLGDQPRLKLLLDNQDPGEIDRFQHYLNRLNEARAERLSRLASLNQELQDNRAQTLEQQQTLDQLQDELKSRQQTLDEQRKEREKALAGLDARYKSGQSSLQGLESDRAEAERMVSRIEQQLARAREQREARERAERERRAREARQQAQSQSPSRASSSDDDGLSSDEMNASSKNARSVPTRSVDPAAERRAEPPAGVTHQADRGARSSRWPVNGSVISSYGSGDGLNKNGVLISAPAGTPIYAAAKGQIVFADWMRGFGYLVIIDHGGILSLYAHQQRLAVSAGDRVERGATLGYVGNTGGLSRPALYFEVRRGGKTINPQSWLASR, encoded by the coding sequence GTGTCTTTCACACTACACCGGCCTGCGGGCCGGTTTTGGCTGCTGGCCCTGACCCTGGGCCTGGCGGCGCCGGCCGGCGCCGCCAGCCTGGATGCCTCAAAGGCCGAGCTTGACAGCATTCGCCAGAACATCGAACAGACCCAGCGTCAGCTGGAAAAGACCGATGCCCAGCGCGGTGACGCGCAAAAGGAGCTCGAACAGGCCGAAAAGGCGCTGGCAGAAACCCATCGCCGGCTGGAAACCCTTCAAAAGGCTCGAAGCCAGACCACCGAGGCGCTGGCCACGCTCGATCAGCGCCAGAAAAGTCTGACCGAGCAGCGTGATGCCCAACAAAAGGCGCTGGCCGAGCAGGTCAGGGCCCTGTACAGGCTGGGCGATCAGCCGCGCCTGAAACTGCTGCTCGACAATCAGGACCCCGGTGAAATCGATCGCTTTCAGCACTATCTCAACCGGCTCAATGAAGCCCGCGCCGAACGACTTTCGCGGCTGGCCTCGCTCAATCAGGAGCTTCAGGACAACCGCGCTCAGACCCTTGAGCAGCAGCAGACGCTGGATCAGCTGCAGGATGAGCTCAAAAGCCGCCAGCAGACCCTTGATGAGCAGCGCAAGGAGCGTGAAAAGGCGCTGGCAGGGCTGGACGCCCGCTACAAGAGCGGACAGAGCAGCCTTCAGGGGCTTGAGTCGGACCGCGCCGAGGCCGAAAGAATGGTCAGCCGGATCGAACAACAGCTGGCTCGCGCTCGAGAACAGCGCGAGGCACGCGAGCGGGCCGAGCGCGAACGCAGGGCTCGTGAGGCCAGACAGCAGGCACAGTCTCAATCACCATCACGGGCATCCTCGTCAGACGATGACGGCCTGAGCAGTGACGAGATGAATGCCAGCTCGAAAAATGCCCGCAGTGTCCCCACACGAAGCGTGGATCCGGCGGCCGAGCGACGCGCCGAACCACCCGCAGGCGTCACCCATCAGGCCGACCGGGGCGCGCGCAGTTCCAGGTGGCCGGTCAATGGCTCGGTGATCTCAAGCTATGGCAGTGGCGACGGCCTGAACAAGAATGGCGTATTGATCAGCGCACCCGCCGGCACCCCGATTTATGCCGCCGCAAAAGGACAGATCGTCTTTGCCGACTGGATGAGAGGCTTTGGCTATCTGGTGATCATCGATCATGGTGGCATACTGTCGTTGTATGCTCATCAGCAGCGCCTTGCCGTGTCCGCTGGTGATCGGGTCGAACGCGGTGCCACGCTTGGCTATGTCGGCAATACCGGCGGTCTGTCGCGTCCGGCGCTTTATTTCGAGGTACGTCGTGGTGGCAAGACCATCAATCCGCAAAGCTGGCTGGCCTCGCGCTAG
- a CDS encoding YqgE/AlgH family protein encodes MQGLRDHFLMAMPHLEDENFAGSLTYICDHDDNGTLGLKLNQPMELTLEALFEQLEIDASECLSLDTPVLDGGPVHRERGFILHSGSPEHWDSSIRTGENRALTTSMDILHAIAAGRGPEQFLVCLGCVGWEPEQLAQEIKDNTWLTVEASDEVLFRTPAPARLETAAGHLGVNLSLLSREAGHG; translated from the coding sequence ATGCAAGGCTTACGCGATCACTTTCTCATGGCGATGCCCCATCTCGAAGACGAAAACTTTGCGGGCTCGCTGACCTATATCTGCGATCACGACGACAACGGCACCCTGGGGCTCAAGCTCAATCAGCCCATGGAGCTCACGCTTGAGGCGCTGTTCGAGCAGCTTGAAATCGATGCCAGCGAGTGTCTGTCGCTGGATACGCCGGTGCTCGACGGCGGCCCGGTACATCGCGAGCGCGGCTTTATCCTGCACTCCGGCAGCCCCGAGCACTGGGATTCCAGCATTCGTACCGGTGAGAACCGGGCGCTGACCACGTCGATGGACATCCTGCATGCCATCGCCGCCGGTCGCGGTCCAGAGCAGTTTCTGGTCTGTCTGGGCTGCGTGGGCTGGGAGCCCGAGCAGCTGGCTCAGGAGATCAAGGACAATACCTGGCTGACCGTGGAGGCCAGCGATGAGGTGCTCTTTCGCACGCCTGCGCCGGCGCGTCTGGAGACCGCAGCAGGGCATCTGGGCGTGAATCTGAGCCTGCTCTCGCGAGAGGCCGGTCATGGCTGA
- the gshB gene encoding glutathione synthase, with protein MSERALNIAVVMDPIASIAWKKDTTLAMLWAAKRRGHRLFYLEPGDLYLKDGRAMGRLRALEVFENDPEHYYALGDVEAGPLAQMDVILMRQDPPVDVNFTNAVHLLGFAEREGVLVVNPTQALLTCNEKLYAQQFPQCLVPSVVSCNDRVLREFHAEQGDTIFKPLDGMGGTGIFHIAPDGRNIGAVIEQLTQRGTEQIMAQRYIPEIKQGDTRILLIDGEPVPYGLARIPSAGEVRGNLAAGGRGEARELTDRDYWLVDQVKDSIKSLGLIFVGLDVIGDYITEINVTSPTCVREIDAQKGTDIAGMLMDAIERRFTA; from the coding sequence ATGAGTGAACGTGCATTGAATATTGCGGTCGTCATGGACCCCATCGCCAGTATTGCCTGGAAAAAGGACACGACGCTGGCGATGCTATGGGCCGCCAAACGGCGTGGCCACAGGCTTTTTTACCTCGAGCCGGGAGATCTCTATCTCAAGGACGGGCGTGCCATGGGACGCCTGCGCGCGCTTGAGGTATTCGAAAACGACCCCGAGCATTATTACGCGCTTGGAGATGTCGAGGCCGGGCCGCTGGCACAGATGGATGTGATTCTGATGCGTCAGGACCCGCCGGTGGATGTCAATTTCACCAACGCCGTGCACCTGCTGGGTTTTGCCGAGCGCGAGGGCGTGCTGGTGGTCAACCCGACCCAGGCGCTTTTGACCTGCAACGAAAAGCTTTATGCCCAGCAGTTTCCCCAGTGTCTGGTGCCCAGCGTCGTCTCCTGCAACGACCGCGTGCTGCGCGAGTTTCACGCCGAGCAGGGCGACACCATCTTCAAGCCGCTGGACGGCATGGGCGGCACCGGCATCTTTCACATCGCCCCGGACGGGCGCAACATCGGCGCGGTGATCGAGCAGCTGACCCAGCGCGGCACCGAGCAGATCATGGCGCAGCGCTATATTCCCGAGATCAAGCAGGGCGATACCCGCATTCTCCTGATTGACGGCGAGCCGGTGCCCTATGGTCTCGCCCGCATCCCTTCGGCCGGTGAAGTGCGTGGCAATCTGGCCGCTGGCGGCCGCGGAGAAGCCCGCGAACTGACGGATCGTGACTACTGGCTGGTTGATCAGGTCAAGGACTCCATCAAGTCGCTGGGGCTGATCTTTGTAGGGCTCGATGTGATCGGGGATTACATCACCGAGATCAACGTCACCAGCCCCACCTGCGTACGTGAAATCGATGCCCAGAAGGGCACCGACATTGCCGGCATGCTGATGGATGCCATCGAGCGACGCTTCACCGCCTGA
- the secB gene encoding protein-export chaperone SecB has protein sequence MSDNNATSEQANIQFALQRIYVKDISFEAPNSPEIFQQQFKPRVKLDVDNGHKQISEGLYEVSVRVTAHVYNGDEESTAFLAEVHQAGLFAISGLSDAQLDHTLGAFCPNVLFPYARECIDNLVGRGTFPALMLSPVNFDAIYAQKQQGTPQADA, from the coding sequence ATGTCAGACAACAACGCCACCAGTGAGCAGGCCAATATCCAGTTCGCGCTGCAGCGCATCTACGTCAAGGACATCTCCTTTGAGGCGCCCAACTCGCCGGAGATTTTCCAGCAGCAGTTCAAGCCGCGGGTCAAGCTTGATGTCGATAACGGCCACAAGCAGATCAGTGAAGGGCTCTATGAAGTCAGCGTGCGAGTGACGGCTCACGTCTACAACGGTGACGAAGAGTCCACGGCGTTTCTGGCCGAAGTTCATCAGGCGGGCCTTTTTGCCATCTCCGGACTCAGCGATGCCCAGCTCGATCACACCCTGGGTGCCTTCTGCCCCAACGTGCTGTTTCCCTATGCACGTGAATGCATCGACAACCTGGTCGGCCGCGGTACCTTCCCGGCGCTGATGCTCTCCCCGGTCAACTTCGACGCCATCTATGCCCAGAAACAGCAGGGCACACCGCAGGCCGACGCCTGA
- the ruvX gene encoding Holliday junction resolvase RuvX — MAEGVGQRLVLAFDFGVRRIGVAVGNELLGSATALDPLMARDGIPDWHVIARLIEEWQPDLFVVGLPLNMDDTESEMSLRARKFGNRLHGRFGKPLEMFDERGTTRAAKAIARDEGHRGNYRDHGVDGIAAELILTGWFEQQAHGARLNIPTPR, encoded by the coding sequence ATGGCTGAGGGCGTCGGTCAGCGGCTGGTGCTGGCCTTTGATTTCGGCGTGCGCCGCATTGGCGTGGCGGTCGGCAATGAGCTGCTGGGCAGTGCCACGGCGCTTGATCCGTTGATGGCGCGTGACGGCATTCCCGACTGGCACGTGATCGCGCGCCTGATCGAGGAGTGGCAGCCCGACCTGTTCGTAGTCGGATTGCCGCTCAACATGGATGACACCGAATCCGAGATGAGCCTGCGTGCACGCAAGTTTGGCAATCGACTGCATGGCCGCTTTGGCAAGCCGCTGGAAATGTTCGACGAGCGCGGCACCACCCGCGCGGCCAAGGCCATCGCCCGCGACGAGGGCCATCGGGGCAACTATCGCGATCATGGCGTCGACGGCATCGCCGCCGAGCTGATCCTGACCGGCTGGTTCGAGCAGCAGGCCCACGGGGCGCGGCTCAACATCCCCACGCCCCGCTGA
- a CDS encoding alkene reductase — MSSLFERFDLAGITLDNRIVMAPMTRSRAVGDIPSEMGALYYRQRASAGLIISEGTPVSRQGTGYLYNPGIYGPDQIEGWKKATRAVHERGGVFFAQIWHVGRVSHTTVQIAGASPVGPSDQPGGMAFGYNEQGTPDMLKASTPRRLETREVRDLVRDFAQAAVNAREAGFDGVEIHGANGYLFEQFLNPGVNDRDDEYGGSRENRCRLLIEVVDEVSALIGAHRVGVRLSPFGTLFDMPEYDDNGETYLHLAREFNKRGLSYVHLHDQGGQGMAPMPRDYLKRFREVYDGNLMLAGNLDQNEAEKLVNDGTIDLPVFGRPYTSNPDLVERMKNGWPLTDFDPSTFYGGDARGYIDFPTYEEEQARQARQELIDKKG; from the coding sequence ATGTCATCACTGTTTGAACGTTTCGATCTCGCCGGTATTACGCTTGATAATCGCATCGTCATGGCGCCCATGACCCGCTCACGCGCCGTGGGCGATATCCCCAGCGAAATGGGCGCGCTCTACTACCGCCAGCGCGCCAGTGCCGGTCTGATCATCTCAGAGGGCACCCCGGTGTCGCGTCAGGGCACGGGCTATCTGTACAACCCGGGCATTTACGGGCCGGACCAGATCGAGGGCTGGAAAAAGGCCACTCGCGCCGTACATGAACGCGGCGGGGTCTTCTTCGCCCAGATCTGGCATGTCGGACGCGTCTCGCACACGACCGTGCAGATCGCCGGTGCATCACCGGTCGGCCCGAGCGATCAGCCCGGCGGCATGGCGTTTGGCTACAACGAGCAGGGGACGCCCGACATGCTCAAGGCCAGCACACCACGCCGGCTTGAAACCCGCGAGGTGCGTGACCTCGTGCGCGATTTCGCCCAGGCCGCCGTCAACGCTCGCGAGGCCGGCTTCGACGGGGTGGAGATCCACGGCGCCAACGGCTATCTCTTCGAGCAGTTTCTCAATCCCGGCGTCAACGACCGCGATGATGAATACGGCGGCTCGCGTGAAAATCGCTGCCGTCTGCTGATCGAGGTGGTCGATGAGGTCAGCGCCCTGATCGGCGCGCATCGCGTCGGCGTGCGTCTGTCACCGTTTGGTACGCTTTTTGATATGCCGGAGTACGACGACAACGGCGAGACCTATCTGCACCTGGCGCGCGAATTCAACAAGCGCGGGCTTTCCTATGTGCATCTGCACGACCAGGGCGGTCAGGGCATGGCGCCGATGCCGCGCGACTATCTCAAGCGTTTCCGTGAGGTTTATGACGGCAATCTGATGCTGGCCGGCAATCTCGACCAGAACGAGGCCGAAAAGCTCGTCAATGACGGCACCATCGACCTGCCGGTCTTTGGCCGCCCGTACACGTCAAACCCGGATCTGGTCGAGCGGATGAAAAATGGCTGGCCGCTGACCGACTTTGACCCGTCCACCTTCTATGGCGGCGATGCCCGGGGCTATATCGACTTCCCGACGTATGAGGAAGAGCAGGCCCGCCAGGCGCGTCAGGAACTGATCGACAAGAAAGGCTGA
- the gpmI gene encoding 2,3-bisphosphoglycerate-independent phosphoglycerate mutase, whose protein sequence is MSTSQPRPVALLILDGYGHNPESANNAVAEANTPVMDRLQSDYAHTLINTDGENVGLPEGQMGNSEVGHMNLGAGRVVYQSLTRISKAIRDNELGENQALTEAIDAAVNDDRAVHVLGLLSPGGVHSHEDHVLALAELAQARGAKKVYIHAFLDGRDTAPKSAMDSLLRADALLRKLGVGRVASMIGRFYAMDRDNRWDRVQAAWQLMVNGEAEHVESDIEQALNAAYDRDETDEFVTATSLRDGDDDRVTIEDGDAVLFANFRADRAREIAHALVDQSFDGFERDRTPKMHFVAMTQYSDDLGVPVAFPPNDLPNTLGEYVSSKGLTQLRIAETEKYAHVTFFFSGGREEEYEGEERILVDSPRDVKTYDEKPEMSAHEVTDKLVEAIDSGRFDLVVCNYANGDMVGHSGDLAAATKAIEAVDECLGRVIEAIERAGGECLVTADHGNAEQMVDPDTGNPQTAHTTFQVPLVYVSQRKATLAEGGRLCDIAPTLLAMMGQTQPEEMTGRVLIENS, encoded by the coding sequence ATGTCTACATCGCAACCGCGTCCCGTCGCCCTGTTAATTCTTGATGGCTATGGCCACAACCCGGAATCGGCCAACAACGCCGTGGCCGAAGCCAACACCCCCGTCATGGATCGGCTGCAGTCGGATTACGCCCATACCCTGATCAACACCGACGGTGAAAACGTTGGTCTGCCCGAAGGTCAGATGGGCAACTCCGAGGTCGGTCACATGAACCTGGGCGCCGGGCGCGTCGTCTATCAGAGCCTGACCCGCATCTCCAAGGCCATTCGCGACAACGAACTGGGCGAGAACCAGGCCCTGACCGAGGCCATTGATGCCGCCGTCAACGATGACCGCGCCGTCCACGTGCTGGGACTGCTCTCACCGGGCGGCGTCCACAGCCATGAGGATCATGTGCTGGCGCTGGCAGAACTGGCTCAGGCACGCGGGGCGAAAAAGGTCTACATCCATGCCTTCCTCGACGGCCGTGACACTGCCCCCAAGAGCGCAATGGACAGCCTGCTGCGCGCCGATGCCCTGCTGCGCAAGCTGGGTGTTGGCCGCGTTGCCTCAATGATTGGCCGCTTCTATGCCATGGACCGTGACAACCGCTGGGATCGTGTTCAGGCCGCCTGGCAGCTGATGGTCAACGGTGAAGCCGAGCACGTTGAAAGCGACATCGAACAGGCGCTCAACGCCGCCTACGACCGCGATGAAACCGACGAATTCGTCACCGCCACCAGCCTGCGCGACGGCGACGACGATCGGGTCACCATCGAGGATGGCGATGCGGTGCTGTTTGCCAACTTCCGTGCCGACCGGGCTCGCGAAATCGCCCACGCCCTGGTCGACCAGAGTTTTGATGGCTTCGAGCGCGATCGCACGCCCAAAATGCATTTCGTCGCCATGACCCAGTATTCCGATGATCTGGGCGTACCGGTGGCCTTTCCGCCCAATGACCTGCCCAATACGCTGGGCGAATACGTCTCTTCAAAGGGGCTGACCCAGCTGCGTATCGCCGAAACCGAGAAATACGCCCACGTGACGTTTTTCTTCTCCGGCGGTCGCGAGGAGGAGTACGAAGGTGAAGAGCGCATCCTGGTGGACTCGCCGCGCGATGTGAAAACCTACGATGAAAAGCCGGAAATGAGTGCCCATGAAGTGACCGACAAACTGGTCGAGGCCATCGATTCCGGCCGTTTTGATCTGGTGGTGTGCAACTATGCCAACGGCGACATGGTCGGCCACAGCGGTGATCTGGCCGCCGCCACAAAGGCCATCGAGGCGGTGGACGAATGTCTGGGTCGCGTGATCGAGGCGATCGAGCGCGCCGGTGGCGAGTGTCTGGTCACCGCCGACCACGGCAACGCCGAGCAGATGGTCGACCCCGATACCGGCAATCCCCAGACTGCGCATACCACCTTCCAGGTGCCGCTGGTCTATGTCAGTCAGCGCAAGGCCACCCTTGCCGAGGGCGGACGCCTTTGTGACATCGCGCCGACGCTTCTGGCCATGATGGGCCAGACTCAGCCGGAAGAGATGACCGGTCGCGTGCTGATCGAAAACAGCTGA
- the poxB gene encoding ubiquinone-dependent pyruvate dehydrogenase yields MADYSVADMLVRTLAQAGVENIWGLPGDSLNGLTESLRKQDAITWRGVRHEEVAALAASGEAEARDGLTVCAGSCGPGNTHLINGLFEAKRAHTPMLAIAAQIPSSEVGLGYFQETHPEQLFKECSDYCELISNPSQAQRVIETAMRTAILEKSVAVIVISGDVALSPAVEQKMQWSTPVAPVTVPPEPELEELAALLNDSHKVAMLCGAGCAGAHDEVMALAERLKAPIVHALRGKSWLEYDNPYDVGMTGLIGFSSGYHALKECDFLIMLGTSFPYRDFFPEHGRIVQIDVRPGHLGRRSTLLKGLVGDVKASLEALLPRLEEKTDRAFLDKAQKHYQKAREDLDELAGPAAEGDPLHPQYLTARVSALADDDAWFTADVGTPTVWAARYLKMNGRRRLTGSFMHGSMATAMPQAMGAQVAMPGRQVISLSGDGGINMLMGDLMTLAEEKLPVKVIVYNNTTLGFVAMEMKAAGYVDEVTNLPGTDYARLAEALGIKGLTVSSSEQLDGVLEEAFAHDGPVIVDVKVARQELSMPPTIEAAQAKGFSLYMLRAVMSGRGDEVMDLANTNWLSRLGRKKK; encoded by the coding sequence GTGGCCGACTATAGTGTTGCCGACATGCTGGTAAGGACGCTGGCCCAGGCCGGCGTGGAAAACATCTGGGGGTTGCCGGGCGATTCGCTCAACGGCCTGACCGAGAGTCTGCGAAAGCAGGACGCCATTACCTGGCGCGGTGTGCGCCACGAAGAAGTGGCCGCGCTGGCGGCCAGCGGTGAGGCCGAGGCACGTGACGGTCTGACCGTCTGTGCCGGCTCCTGTGGTCCGGGCAATACCCATCTGATCAATGGACTTTTCGAGGCAAAGCGTGCACACACACCGATGCTTGCCATTGCCGCCCAGATTCCCTCCAGTGAGGTGGGCCTGGGGTATTTCCAGGAAACCCACCCGGAGCAGTTGTTCAAGGAGTGCAGCGACTACTGCGAGCTGATCTCCAACCCGTCCCAGGCACAGCGTGTGATCGAGACCGCCATGCGCACCGCCATTCTCGAAAAGAGCGTGGCGGTGATCGTGATCTCCGGCGATGTGGCGCTCTCACCGGCCGTCGAGCAAAAGATGCAGTGGAGCACGCCAGTGGCGCCCGTCACGGTGCCGCCCGAGCCCGAGCTTGAAGAGCTGGCCGCACTGCTTAACGACAGTCACAAGGTGGCCATGCTGTGCGGAGCGGGCTGTGCCGGTGCCCACGATGAGGTCATGGCGCTGGCCGAGCGCCTCAAGGCGCCCATCGTACATGCGCTGCGCGGCAAGTCATGGCTTGAATATGACAACCCTTATGATGTGGGCATGACGGGTCTGATCGGCTTCAGCTCGGGCTATCACGCGCTCAAGGAGTGCGATTTTCTGATCATGCTGGGCACCAGCTTTCCCTATAGGGACTTCTTCCCCGAGCACGGTCGTATCGTGCAGATTGATGTGCGTCCCGGCCATCTGGGTCGACGCAGTACACTGCTCAAGGGGCTGGTGGGCGATGTGAAGGCCAGTCTCGAGGCACTGTTGCCGCGGCTTGAAGAGAAAACCGATCGCGCCTTTCTGGACAAGGCCCAGAAGCATTATCAAAAGGCCCGCGAGGATCTCGATGAGCTGGCCGGACCGGCCGCCGAAGGCGACCCCCTGCATCCTCAGTATCTGACCGCTCGCGTCAGTGCGCTGGCCGATGACGATGCCTGGTTTACGGCCGATGTGGGCACGCCGACCGTCTGGGCAGCGCGCTATCTGAAAATGAATGGCAGGCGCCGTCTGACCGGCTCGTTCATGCACGGCTCCATGGCTACCGCCATGCCTCAGGCGATGGGCGCGCAGGTCGCCATGCCCGGACGACAGGTCATCTCGCTCTCGGGCGATGGCGGCATCAACATGCTGATGGGCGATCTGATGACGCTGGCCGAGGAGAAGCTGCCGGTCAAGGTGATCGTCTATAACAATACGACGCTCGGATTTGTAGCGATGGAGATGAAGGCGGCAGGTTACGTGGATGAAGTCACCAACCTGCCCGGTACCGACTACGCCCGTCTGGCCGAGGCGCTGGGCATCAAGGGGCTGACGGTATCCAGTTCCGAGCAGCTCGATGGCGTTCTTGAGGAAGCCTTTGCTCATGACGGCCCGGTCATTGTCGATGTGAAGGTGGCCAGGCAGGAGCTGTCCATGCCGCCGACCATCGAGGCCGCCCAGGCCAAGGGCTTTAGCCTCTATATGCTGCGTGCGGTCATGAGCGGGCGCGGGGATGAGGTGATGGACCTGGCCAATACCAACTGGCTCAGCCGGCTTGGCCGCAAGAAGAAGTAG
- a CDS encoding rhodanese-like domain-containing protein, producing MIDQLLEFAQNHPLLVGAFVVVLLAWLAFESRRSATGGVSSGEATNLINREDAMVLDIREIKEFKAGHIAGAINVPADKLDNNMQRLEKHKDKPIIVVDKMGQHGGGVVTKLQKAGYSGARRLKGGHSQWVADGLPVVTR from the coding sequence ATGATCGATCAGCTGCTGGAGTTTGCCCAGAACCACCCCTTGCTGGTAGGTGCCTTCGTTGTGGTCCTGCTGGCCTGGCTGGCCTTTGAATCCCGACGCAGTGCGACGGGCGGTGTCAGCAGCGGTGAGGCGACCAATCTGATCAACCGCGAAGATGCGATGGTGCTTGATATCCGCGAGATCAAGGAGTTCAAGGCCGGGCACATCGCCGGTGCGATCAATGTGCCCGCCGACAAGCTCGACAACAACATGCAGCGCCTTGAAAAGCACAAGGACAAGCCGATCATCGTGGTGGACAAGATGGGCCAGCACGGCGGCGGTGTGGTCACGAAGCTGCAAAAGGCCGGCTACAGCGGCGCCCGTCGACTCAAGGGCGGCCATTCACAGTGGGTGGCCGACGGCCTGCCTGTTGTGACACGCTGA
- a CDS encoding 16S rRNA (uracil(1498)-N(3))-methyltransferase has protein sequence MRIYVPQTLKPGATLRLPDTAAHHVARVMRRREGDPLALFDGKGNEVSAHIAAISKRGDVQVTVGEPQPALAESGLAVHLGLAVGKGDRMDFAIQKAVELGVAAVTPLYTHHGDVRLKSERAQKKRDHWQAVAVNACEQCRRATVPVIYPPVALDEWLSARDETLKLVLHPYDAGPLSQTDSPASAALLVGPEGGLSDDEVARAHAHGFHSWMLGPRILRMETAPIVALSLLQARYGDL, from the coding sequence ATGCGCATCTACGTTCCCCAGACGCTCAAGCCTGGCGCTACCCTCAGGCTGCCCGATACCGCCGCCCATCACGTGGCGCGCGTCATGCGCCGCCGTGAAGGTGACCCGCTGGCCCTTTTTGACGGCAAGGGCAATGAAGTAAGCGCTCACATTGCTGCCATTTCCAAGCGTGGTGATGTACAGGTCACCGTTGGGGAGCCCCAGCCGGCGCTGGCCGAATCGGGGCTGGCTGTGCATCTGGGGCTTGCCGTCGGCAAGGGTGATCGCATGGATTTCGCCATCCAGAAGGCGGTCGAGCTGGGGGTGGCTGCGGTCACGCCGCTCTATACTCATCATGGCGATGTCCGGCTCAAGAGCGAGCGGGCGCAGAAAAAGCGGGATCACTGGCAGGCCGTGGCGGTCAATGCCTGCGAGCAGTGTCGGCGAGCCACCGTGCCGGTGATCTACCCGCCCGTTGCGCTTGATGAATGGCTGAGCGCGCGTGATGAAACACTGAAGCTGGTGCTGCACCCCTATGATGCCGGGCCACTTTCGCAGACTGATTCGCCGGCCAGCGCCGCACTGCTGGTCGGTCCCGAGGGCGGGCTCAGCGACGATGAAGTCGCTCGGGCCCATGCCCACGGTTTCCACTCCTGGATGCTCGGCCCGCGGATCCTTCGCATGGAGACGGCGCCGATTGTGGCACTGTCGCTTTTGCAGGCGCGCTACGGGGATCTTTGA
- the pyrB gene encoding aspartate carbamoyltransferase: protein MSAHLLSVDSLSRDYVDHLFDVARRMEPIAQRQKITRVLEGAVLGNLFFEASTRTRMSFHSAFSRLGGSVCDTTGFTFSSMAKGESLYDTSRVISGYVDAIVMRHPDLGSVAEFAAATHVPVINGGDGPGEHPSQALLDLYTINKEFERLGKALPGAHLLLTGDLKYGRTVHSLLKLLSLYPPMQITLVSPPGLEMPSELIDRAENAGHRVNQRDTLQADYSDVDVVYATRIQKERFTQEMVEGFSLSSDFSVDRAFLDQRCSTHTIAMHPLPRDSRPGANDLNVDLNDDPRLAIFRQTDNGIPVRMAIFATLMGVADTFDRDLRDVGWQPPHRIGVDDADFTTLK from the coding sequence ATGAGTGCCCATCTGTTGTCCGTTGATAGTTTGTCCCGCGACTACGTCGATCATCTCTTTGACGTGGCGCGGCGCATGGAGCCCATTGCCCAGCGTCAGAAGATCACCCGGGTGCTGGAAGGTGCCGTGCTGGGCAATCTCTTTTTCGAGGCCAGTACCCGCACGCGCATGAGCTTTCACTCGGCCTTCAGCCGGCTGGGCGGCAGTGTCTGTGACACCACCGGGTTTACCTTCTCCTCGATGGCCAAGGGGGAATCGCTGTATGACACCAGCCGCGTCATCAGCGGCTATGTCGATGCCATTGTCATGCGCCATCCCGACCTGGGCTCGGTGGCCGAGTTTGCCGCGGCGACTCACGTGCCGGTCATCAACGGCGGTGACGGCCCGGGTGAACACCCAAGCCAGGCCTTGCTTGATCTCTACACCATCAACAAGGAGTTCGAGCGGCTTGGCAAGGCGTTGCCCGGCGCACATCTGCTGCTGACCGGCGATTTGAAATACGGCCGCACCGTCCACTCGCTGTTGAAGCTCTTGTCGCTCTATCCGCCGATGCAGATCACGCTGGTGTCGCCGCCGGGGCTCGAAATGCCTTCGGAGCTGATCGATCGAGCCGAAAACGCCGGTCACCGGGTCAACCAGCGCGATACGCTGCAGGCCGACTACAGCGATGTGGACGTCGTCTATGCCACGCGCATCCAGAAGGAGCGCTTTACCCAGGAGATGGTGGAGGGTTTTAGCCTGTCGAGCGATTTCAGCGTGGATCGTGCTTTTCTGGATCAGCGCTGCAGCACGCACACCATTGCCATGCACCCGCTGCCGCGAGACAGCCGGCCCGGCGCCAACGACCTGAATGTGGATCTCAACGACGACCCTCGACTGGCGATCTTTCGCCAGACCGATAACGGCATTCCGGTGCGCATGGCCATCTTTGCCACGCTCATGGGAGTGGCGGACACCTTTGATCGCGACCTTCGCGATGTCGGCTGGCAACCGCCGCATCGGATCGGGGTCGATGATGCCGACTTCACGACGCTGAAGTAA